Within the Polaribacter pectinis genome, the region AACTTTCTGCGCTTCCACGTTTTGTAACTGGAATATTTTGATACGCAGGAACTGCCAATGAAGACGAAATTCCTGGAACCATTGCAGTTTCTATTCCGAAACTTGCTGCAAATTCCATTTCTTCTGCTCCTCTTCCAAAAATGAAAGGATCTCCACCTTTTAAGCGAACTACATGTCCGTGTGTTTTTGCTCTTGCAACAATTAACTCGTTAATTTGTTCTTGCTGATATCTGTAACAACCTCTTCTTTTTCCAACAAAAATTAGTTCTGCATTTGGGTTTATAAAGTCTAATAATTCTTCGTTTACCAAAGCATCATACAAAACAACATCTGCCTTTTTTAAAACTTTTACTGCTTTTAATGTGATTAAATCTACATCTCCAGGACCAGCGCCAACTACTGTTAATTTTGG harbors:
- the cobA gene encoding uroporphyrinogen-III C-methyltransferase, translating into MYNKTPKLTVVGAGPGDVDLITLKAVKVLKKADVVLYDALVNEELLDFINPNAELIFVGKRRGCYRYQQEQINELIVARAKTHGHVVRLKGGDPFIFGRGAEEMEFAASFGIETAMVPGISSSLAVPAYQNIPVTKRGSAESFWVITGTTKEHKLSNDVALAAKSNATVVVLMGMGKLPEIIKLFQQENKNDLPVAIIQNGTRSNEKVGIGTVDTILEVVKEKELTNPAIIVLGEVVNHRAVLANVQEEYSRELIAS